The following proteins are co-located in the Gossypium hirsutum isolate 1008001.06 chromosome A02, Gossypium_hirsutum_v2.1, whole genome shotgun sequence genome:
- the LOC121212758 gene encoding uncharacterized protein isoform X2, protein MYLRKAAVSLLRRVRLPSHSIFTSVSPPTTSMAIATPLPFSLSRKIQFPNQFGNGSSWSTTYVDPPIWTILSIQAGNCSLH, encoded by the exons ATGTATCTACGTAAAGCTGCCGTTAGTTTGCTAAGGAGAGTTCGCCTCCCTTCCCACTCCATCTTCACTTCTGTTTCTCCTCCAACAACTTCAATGGCTATCGCCACTCCGTTACCGTTCTCTCTTTCCA GAAAAATCCAATTCCCCAATCAATTTGGTAATGGAAGTTCATGGAGTACGACTTATGTTGATCCTCCTATATGGACTATACTATCTATTCAAGCTG GAAATTGTAGTTTGCATTGA
- the LOC121212758 gene encoding uncharacterized protein isoform X1, which translates to MYLRKAAVSLLRRVRLPSHSIFTSVSPPTTSMAIATPLPFSLSRKIQFPNQFGNGSSWSTTYVDPPIWTILSIQAGITSHFLSHQIFFLTYYTSLYLCTVSFFFCHFY; encoded by the exons ATGTATCTACGTAAAGCTGCCGTTAGTTTGCTAAGGAGAGTTCGCCTCCCTTCCCACTCCATCTTCACTTCTGTTTCTCCTCCAACAACTTCAATGGCTATCGCCACTCCGTTACCGTTCTCTCTTTCCA GAAAAATCCAATTCCCCAATCAATTTGGTAATGGAAGTTCATGGAGTACGACTTATGTTGATCCTCCTATATGGACTATACTATCTATTCAAGCTGGTATAACTTCTCACTTTCTCTCTCATCAAATTTTCTTTCTTACCTACTATACTAGTCTTTATCTCTGCACtgtatcttttttcttttgtcattTCTACTGA